The genomic region ACTTTGACTTGAGCAATTGATTCGTAACTTGTTGAATACTTGGATTCATCATAGCCATGTGCCTTACCTGAGATAGAAATACTATTAGGACCACATGATTCGATTTTAGGAATCTGATGATCAAAGTAACTCGGGCGAAAGAGATTCATTTTTGCTGAAAATTTAGCACCGCCAATGGCTCTCATGCGAATGCCGATCACATCTTTATCATTGACCACAAAAACTTGACGTTCAAACTTTGTTTCGCCGATCTCAAAGTACGTTGTCGTAACTCCCGTTTCCATATCGAGACTACGTGAATATTTCTTAACAGATCCTTTCTCTAACTTACTAGCAAAGTCATACTCAAAATGTAATTCTGCAAAAGGCTGATATGAACCAACATCATATTTCTTTTGAACCTTTTTCGCAATAAGATCATGGGCTTCAGGAGCTTTACCATCAAAGATCAATTGACGCACTTGGCTAATTTCTTTTTCTCTATTCGGGTATGCCTTTTCGAACTCCGCTGGATCTAAACTTGGTGGTGACCATAAGGTATCGTGATTAAATTGTACCACATCTTTAGTTAAACCACCAAAATCCATCGCTCCAAAACTACCATTTCCCAATGGCAGAGCTTCGATCCAGTTCAATGCTGGATACTGAAACCAAAGTGTGGTGGCTTTTTCAAAAACTGGCTGGTACTTGGCAAAAACAAAGCGCCCTGGATAAGCCTCTTTTAATGTGGTCGTGGTCTTTGGGCGGGGTTTAATTTTATCATAATAAGGTAGCCAAATCTCTAGATACTTTGCGTGCACTGCTTTATATTTAGGATCTACGCTCTGTAAATACTCGCGGATTTTTTCATCCTGAGCTTTACGCTCTTTAATGACTGTTTGATAAGCCTTTGTTTTCTCTAATTTTTTATAATACCGATTCTTTCCGCTTGCGCGATACCACCTTTAATACCAGCATCCTTCTGCATCTTTTGAAATTTGTGATTATGAGCTATTAAAACCTTAAATAGTTTTTTATACTCTCCATCTTTTTTGAACTGTTCTTTCGAAAGCCGATAAGCCGCCTCTGATTTATCACGGGCTTCTTTGAGCCCTTTCGGCTGTGCAGCATATACGGCACTACTAATAACGATCAGTAATAGGTAAATGGTTTTTTTAATCATTTTAGATCCTCGTATTCTAATTATTTATTTTAAACAACACTCTGAGTTCGCATCCTTGATGCTTTACTCAGCATAAACTTCTTATTTTAATGAGATTTTTTATTACCGTGCAAGCGTTTCGCCAATTGCTTTTGATTCAATTCTTCGGCAAATTGAAATTCAGGCTTTATTGATTTTACATGGGCTTTTTTAAATATTTGACTTAATTCAGATACCCGATCTGGATGAGTCTTGGCCAAATTATTTTTTTCATGGGGATCATTACTTAAATCATAAAGCTCTATGCGAGGCTTTAATTTTTTTCCTATACCGAGATGAATTAACTTCCACTTACCTTGACGAACAGCGCGTTTCCCTCCCTCTTCATGAAACTCCCAGTATAAATAATCATGTTTCTCTTGAGTTCCTTTAGCAAACAAAGTCGGTAGTAAAGATATCCCATCAGTATCCGCCTGAGCTTCTGCACCCGCAAGCTCGCGCATCGTAGGTGATATATCCCAAAAGCCAGAGAGATGATCTGTCGTTGTTCCCGCTTTAATTTTACCGGGCCACCAAGCAATTGTTGGAACGCGTACGCCGCCTTCATAAAGATCGCGCTTTCCACCACGTAAGTCAGCATTGGAATTAAAGCTACTACGTTTATGACCACCTTCTTGCATCGCACCATTATCACTAGAAAACATAACGAGAGTATTTTTATCTAGCCCGAGTTCTTTGAGTTTTGCTATAATCAAGCCAACATTGTGATCCATATAGGAGACCATGGCAGCAAAAGTGGTCTTAGGCTCACGCTCATATGAGTAGTGACCATGTTCTTTTGGAGGAAGTAGTTTTTCTTTTAAAATGGGACGGTATTTGGCTTTCCATTCTTCTTTCGCACGCAAACTGGCATGAGGAATCTGAAAGGCTACATGAAGAAAAAAGGGACCGTCTTTTTGTTTATCGAGGAAATTGAGTGTCTCATCCATCACTAAGTCAGAACTATATTTATCTCCGTCATGCAATGTATTGTTCGGGTAGTTTTGCTTCTTACCATTCTTCCATAGATAATTTGGAAAATACCAATGGGCCCTGTAATGAGCGGTGAAGCCAAAAAAGGAATCAAATCCTTTTGTCGCGGGGAATGAACCATCATCTGAATTACAGGCTAAGCCTGACTTACCTATAGTGGCAGTATGATAGCCGACCTTCTGAAGTGCTCTAGGAAAAATCATATCTAAGGGATCTGGGCGCATCTTTAAGAAACCATTGCCACGTAAATATGTATGCCCCGTATGTCTACCTGTAAGCATCACACTACGCGAGGGACCACAGACCGTACTACCCGCATAGTGCTGAGTGAACTTCATCCCTTCTGAAGCCAGCTTATCTATATTCGGTGTCTTAATGATTTCTTGGCCATAACAGCCAAGGTCACCATAACCTAGATCATCCGCTAGGATGTAAATAATATTGGGTTTTTCTGATGCGTTTATCGCAAAAAAACTAAATATAAATAAGATTAATTGTTTTTTTATTACCATATCTTTCCTTGGTCATTTTAAAGTGAGATCATTTCTGAGATGAATTATTAAATAATCATTCCGGTTTATTATATAAAACCCGTAAGAGAGGCAAGGTTAACAAGTACATTGTCAATTTATGCAATCTTTTCTTTAAGTTGATACCCATGAAACAATAACTAAAACAATTCTGTACTTATTAGGCTCTTAAAATTTACCATATTTCAGGTAGGCATCCACGGGGTCGACTCCTTCAAGAATGGCTTTTCTAACTAAGTTTTCAGTTCCAATTAATTCTTCCGCACGTGTACATACCGCTTCTGCAATATCAGCAGGTATAATCACCACCCCATCACGATCTGCAAAGGTATAGTCACCTGGATTAATCGTGACGTCACCAATAATAATGGCTTTATCAAATGATTCTGGAACCCAGCGCCCTACTACGTCGCGAGGTGTGAAATAACGATTCCAAACTGGAAAACCTACTTTCTCGATAAATTCGGAGTCGCGTACACCACCATCCACGATATAACCACGAACCTTTTTATAGCTCAAAACCTCCGAAGAAAGTTCACCCATGTGGGAGACTGTGCTATCATTTGGCTGGCAGACCATCACATGATCAGTGGGTGCTTTCGAGAGCATTGTACACCATTGGACTAATGAGTCGTGCTCATTCATGTCTTCTACTATGCGACCACTAATTGTAAAGACACGGCCCGCTATTTTTTTATCGAGTAAAAGCGGGCGAATCGTATTGGGTAAGAGGCAGTCGGGATGGCCCATTGAGCGCAGTACGTCATAGAGGATTCCTGAGTAAGTTTTTTCGAGTCTATTTGATAATTCGTCCATAATATTTTCCTTTAATTTAAATAAAATTTTAGTCGCCCGTCGTGGGTGGATGTTGCCACACAGGCAAACAAGTCTCTAAGGCCCATACGGCAGTATCTCACTGCATTCGGGGCTGGCCCCGAGGTTTTAATTATATTGGGACTTTGTCCCATACCCTACTCAAGGATACGAGTACCCTTAAGAATCTCAACGTTAGTCGCTGCGCGCCCGCACTTAACCTTAAGAATCCATATCTTTGATTAAAAAATCATCTCGCACATTCATATTTACATCCCACACAGAGTTTTCTGAGCCATCTCTCCTTTATACAGCAGTACCGATTCACGGTGACCTAGCGCTTCACTCAGGCTCTGTTCACCTTTCATGAGGCCTTCTACTTTTAGAACAATTTCTTCACTCACTTGGAGAAGTGTTTTCTCACCAGTTAAAATCGAGCCCGCATTTATATCCATATCCTCAGATAAGTTCTCATAAGTCTTGGGATTAGCGCAAACTTTGATCACGGGCGATACAATCGAGCCCACAACTGAGCCTCGTCCAGTGGTAAAGAGTATGATATGCGAACCACTCGCAATGAGCTCCATTATTTCTGAACTATCATTGATATTGGGGAACCCGAAACGCGGCTCACCCTCGGGCACCACGTCCATGAGGTAGAGCCCTGTGGCTTCTGGAATATCGCCGGGTGCAATCACTCCCGAAATCGGGCTATCTCCACTCTTGCAGTAAGACCCCAGGGATTTTTCTTCAACCGTAGTTAAGCCACCATCCGCATTGCCCGGAGCAAAAGAGCCATGGCCCATAAGTTCATAGTAATAAGAAGCTTTCTGGATTGACTTCACTAAAGCGTCGCCGACTTCTTCATTGATGGCTCGTGGGCGAATGCGTTCTTCGCAACCAATGAGCTCACCCGTCTCCTCAAAGATACAACGAGCACCACGGCTAATCATAAGGTCAAAAGCTCCACCCACGGCTGGATTAGCGGTAATCCCTGAAGTCGCATCACTACCTCCGCAAATAGTCCCTACAATGAGTTCATCCATACCCATATTCACACGTTCAAAAGATTTCTTTACTTCCTTGGCTTGCTCAATTAAAGCTCGCCCTTTCGCAATAGTAGAACTCGTACCACCATTTTCCTGAATGACTAAAGTTTCGGTCCAACGTCCGCTATTATTAGCCATCTCTGCCAAGGCAGTACGATTCATACCCTCACAACCAAGTGAGACAAAAAGCACCGCTCCGGTATTGGGATGCTTAGCAATATTACTAATGATTTTTTGAGAATAGTCATTCGGGTAACAGCCCGACCAAACCATGAGATGTACATCACCTTGCTCTTCATAAGGACGCACAATCTGTTCAGCAACATGACGCGCGCACTCGACCAAGGCCACTACCAAAGTAATATTGCGAATTCCTTTGCGTCCATCTGCACGTAAATAAGCCTTCTCTGTAATAATTTCCATACTCTATTTCTCCTTATCCGAACCATCAAAAACATAAGTCGCCACATAGTCACTTTTCATATTGTGTAAATGAACCCATTCACCTTTCGCAATGGAAATTTTTGTGGAACCAATAGCAATACCATATTTGTAAATCAAAGAGCCCTTGGCTAGATCTGACAAAGCAATTTTATCACCCAAGGAGAGCTCTTTATTAATCTTGAATACTTCCCCTTCCAGCTTAAGCTCGGTGCCTTTCTCCAAATCCGAGGTCAGTACGGCGACATTATCTTCAGGATGAAGTTTCATTATTTTATTTGACATAGAGGACCTCTTATTTAGCTTGATTAGTTTCGTGGATGATGCCCACATCTGCTTCTTTCTTGTGAGCCATAAAGCCGTAGATCGCAATGATCACAAAGCAAAAAAGTGGCATGTAATAGGAGTTTGCAGGGCTGTACTCAAAGCCTATGGCATCAAAAACACTCTTGATGGGGCTAAACAAAGTATTGAGCACCCTATCGAGGATAAAGTCTCCTGTAGGCAACTTTCCATCATTCATAAAACCTTGTAGAGGAACAAGTATCGCACCTCCTACAATCGCCATGATAATACCCGATCCGCCGATCTTTTTATCGTCGCCCTCTAAACCCATTAGACCTAAGCCATAAATTGTCGGAAAACCAAGTGACATCGTGGCAGAGATCATAACAACGCTAATAACACCAAGCATTCCACTACTATGAATTGTCAGTAAAGTGAAGAGGCAGCTGAGCACCATCGCCACCGACAAAAGTCTTGCAGGGTCTATGAATTTCATTAAGCCAGTATAGACAAAGCGCATGAACACAAAAGCAAATAATGAGTAGATATAAAAATTGGCGGCGTCATTGCTGTTATCATAACCCGCTCCCGAGGCCATAACATAGGGAACAATAAATGTCCAGATACCAATTTGAGCCGCGACATAGAAGAATTGTGCCATCACAGAAAACATGTAATTCTTATTCTTAACGAGTCGTCCAATCGAGGCCTTAACTGAGGAATGGTTTTGCTCTTCTGCAATGACAGGAAACTTTTTAAACGCAATTGCGGCAGCCACGATAAGAGCAATGACTCCTACAATAGCGTAGGCATTCACAACTAAGCCTAAATCATGGGATTGAGCTGCGGCCTTCTCCGCACCCTCGAGTATCGCCATTTCTTCGGATGAAGTCAGATGTTTTAAAATCACAAATTTCCCTAAACAGATTCCCCCTAAGGAGCCAACTGGATTAAAAGATTGTGCCAAATTGATTCGTTGTGTCGCGGTTTCTTTGGGCCCCATAGAAAGTATAAAGGGTGCCACCGAAGTCTCTATCATTGCACAGCCAAAAGCAAAGACATAAAACGCCGTCAAGAAAAATGAAAAACTATCTGCTTGACTCGCCGGGTAACAGAGAAAGGCACCTAGCGCATAAAGTGAGAGCCCTACGATACCGCCGGTTTTATAACCACACTTTTTAATAATCAGAGCGGCGGGAATTGGCGCTAAAAAATACGCTCCATAAAATACGGTCTGAATTATAGACGCTTGAAGCGATGACATACCCTTTACCTGCTTAAACACTGTCACCAAGAGATCCGTCATGTTATTAGCCGCACCCCACAAGGCAAAACATGTGGTAATTAAGGCAAATGATATGATTAGATTTTTGGGAACTACTTTCTTTGTATGATCGTATCTTACACTCATGCTCAACTGACTCCCTTATTGATGATATTCCC from Lentisphaera profundi harbors:
- a CDS encoding UxaA family hydrolase; translated protein: MEIITEKAYLRADGRKGIRNITLVVALVECARHVAEQIVRPYEEQGDVHLMVWSGCYPNDYSQKIISNIAKHPNTGAVLFVSLGCEGMNRTALAEMANNSGRWTETLVIQENGGTSSTIAKGRALIEQAKEVKKSFERVNMGMDELIVGTICGGSDATSGITANPAVGGAFDLMISRGARCIFEETGELIGCEERIRPRAINEEVGDALVKSIQKASYYYELMGHGSFAPGNADGGLTTVEEKSLGSYCKSGDSPISGVIAPGDIPEATGLYLMDVVPEGEPRFGFPNINDSSEIMELIASGSHIILFTTGRGSVVGSIVSPVIKVCANPKTYENLSEDMDINAGSILTGEKTLLQVSEEIVLKVEGLMKGEQSLSEALGHRESVLLYKGEMAQKTLCGM
- a CDS encoding arylsulfatase; protein product: MVIKKQLILFIFSFFAINASEKPNIIYILADDLGYGDLGCYGQEIIKTPNIDKLASEGMKFTQHYAGSTVCGPSRSVMLTGRHTGHTYLRGNGFLKMRPDPLDMIFPRALQKVGYHTATIGKSGLACNSDDGSFPATKGFDSFFGFTAHYRAHWYFPNYLWKNGKKQNYPNNTLHDGDKYSSDLVMDETLNFLDKQKDGPFFLHVAFQIPHASLRAKEEWKAKYRPILKEKLLPPKEHGHYSYEREPKTTFAAMVSYMDHNVGLIIAKLKELGLDKNTLVMFSSDNGAMQEGGHKRSSFNSNADLRGGKRDLYEGGVRVPTIAWWPGKIKAGTTTDHLSGFWDISPTMRELAGAEAQADTDGISLLPTLFAKGTQEKHDYLYWEFHEEGGKRAVRQGKWKLIHLGIGKKLKPRIELYDLSNDPHEKNNLAKTHPDRVSELSQIFKKAHVKSIKPEFQFAEELNQKQLAKRLHGNKKSH
- the fucP gene encoding L-fucose:H+ symporter permease, yielding MSVRYDHTKKVVPKNLIISFALITTCFALWGAANNMTDLLVTVFKQVKGMSSLQASIIQTVFYGAYFLAPIPAALIIKKCGYKTGGIVGLSLYALGAFLCYPASQADSFSFFLTAFYVFAFGCAMIETSVAPFILSMGPKETATQRINLAQSFNPVGSLGGICLGKFVILKHLTSSEEMAILEGAEKAAAQSHDLGLVVNAYAIVGVIALIVAAAIAFKKFPVIAEEQNHSSVKASIGRLVKNKNYMFSVMAQFFYVAAQIGIWTFIVPYVMASGAGYDNSNDAANFYIYSLFAFVFMRFVYTGLMKFIDPARLLSVAMVLSCLFTLLTIHSSGMLGVISVVMISATMSLGFPTIYGLGLMGLEGDDKKIGGSGIIMAIVGGAILVPLQGFMNDGKLPTGDFILDRVLNTLFSPIKSVFDAIGFEYSPANSYYMPLFCFVIIAIYGFMAHKKEADVGIIHETNQAK
- a CDS encoding RraA family protein — encoded protein: MDELSNRLEKTYSGILYDVLRSMGHPDCLLPNTIRPLLLDKKIAGRVFTISGRIVEDMNEHDSLVQWCTMLSKAPTDHVMVCQPNDSTVSHMGELSSEVLSYKKVRGYIVDGGVRDSEFIEKVGFPVWNRYFTPRDVVGRWVPESFDKAIIIGDVTINPGDYTFADRDGVVIIPADIAEAVCTRAEELIGTENLVRKAILEGVDPVDAYLKYGKF
- a CDS encoding UxaA family hydrolase; this encodes MSNKIMKLHPEDNVAVLTSDLEKGTELKLEGEVFKINKELSLGDKIALSDLAKGSLIYKYGIAIGSTKISIAKGEWVHLHNMKSDYVATYVFDGSDKEK